A region of the Drosophila subobscura isolate 14011-0131.10 chromosome J, UCBerk_Dsub_1.0, whole genome shotgun sequence genome:
GACCGACGACAATGCGCCGAGGGTTGTTGCTGCGCTGCCTAGACCCAAATCAGCGGGCTTACCGCTTCCAGCGCGGAGCATTAATGGCTGGCCCCAGGCCACACGGCTGCATAAAACCGGTGCGCACTCCTTGCCCGCTTTTAGTTGGTGCGGGCACGCGAGACACGCAGAAACAACCAGACAAAGCGGAGAGTGAAAAACATAACGGTAAACGGCAAAGCGGCAaagcggcaaacggcaaaaCGCTAACGGTGGAATACGCGCAGTTGGACCGAGAgtaaacacagagagagacccaaaTCGACCCACCGATCATGGCTGCCTGCTATAATGCCTACAGTGCTGCACCTCCTCAATGCTACGATTtcgacgaggacgatgacgatgccTCCTTCGACAGCGGCTACGAGAAGAGCTTCGAGACGGAGGCTCAGCTAAGCTCTCGGCGACGTTTGGATTTCGATGAGAGCTACAACGGCGGAGCGGCGGGGCCGGCGGCGCCTTTGGCCTATGCCGGCAGCTGGGATGCAGCGCCGATCAACTCACCGCCGTCGGGATTCGTCGGCCTGCTGGACACGAGCAGCAATCACAGCACGCGCAGCGGCCGCACCCTGGTGGAGCATCTGAATAGCCGTGCACCGGGCAGCGGCTTCGAGCCGCAGCTGACCAGCACGCCGCTGAAGTCGCCGCCGGAGGATCCGGACGCACCGCGGCCCAAGCGCAAATATGCCGTCGGCAAGAATCGCGTCACTCGCTCGCGCAGCCCCACCCAGGTGGTGCGCATCAAGAAGTTCCGCCGCATGAAGGCCAACGATCGGGAGCGCAATCGGATGCACAGCCTCAACGACGcgctggagaagctgcgcgTGACGCTGCCCTCGCTGCCCGAGGAGACGAAACTCACAAAGATCGAGATCCTTCGCTTCGCCCACAACTACATCTTCGCCCTGGAGCAGGTGCTGGAGAGCGGGAACACCGTCAATCTGGATctggagaagctgcagaaCTTTACACTGAGCGGGGAGCGCATCACGAAGGAGCTGTTCGATGCGCTCTTTGTGAATCCTCAGCCATTCCCCATGTTTAGCTGCGGGAGAATGTTTCCCTACgggcagacgcagcagcagcagcagcatccggaAGGACATGGCCAtcagcatccacatccgcatcatcctcatcatcagcaACCGCAGATGTTGCCCTTCCAGCCGGGCATGGAGTATCCCGCAGCAGCGcctcatccccatccccatcctcaTCCGCAGCATGGGACGCCAActggctttgactttggcagcagcatgagGTACTATCAGCAGGAGCCGagaccacagcagcagacgccACCCGCTGGCCAGTTCTCGCAGGAGAAATACGATCTGTTCCGCGGCAGCTTCGAGGCAGCTGCCAATCTGCcgtccacagccacagagccagccaTGCATCAGCAGAGCAGCTTCTACACACAGACACCGCCCTGGAAGGAGTATCCCGAGGAGCCACATCCGCAGCCACATCCCCCCAGCTACAAGCAGTTTGGCCCCCAGGTGTAGCACAGTTCTGGGGGTGTCGAACCTGCGTTTTAGGGCGTTTCAGAGCGTGATAGATTGGGATAAAGATTGTGCAGTTTGGCAGGAAACTGTTCCATGGGAATACACGAACCAATGGATGATCTCGTGACTGACTTAGGGTTAAGCAAAAACCATAAAGTTACTGCCGAGATTTGTCCaagcattttccattcaacaCTTTCCTCGAGGCTGCCACAATCAGTTGATATTTGTAGTAGGTGAACCACTAAATTGATTGCAAGGATCCACTGTAACTTTAGCTGATCCTCGCACTCAATTTAGAGTAAAgtgcagcagagagagagagggagatacgCAGCAGAAGAGTCAATAGAGAGACTCCACTCTTCATTGACTTCTTTGTTGTGCATCTCTGGGGAATATTTTCAGCAAAAGAATGCTGCAAAGGATAAGCATTCTCATGCTCTAGATATTCCATAATCCATTAACTATATAGTACAAATCGGTTGTCCATAGATATACGACGAATATGTACCTTTTGCCATCGTAGGAATATTAAGCATAATCTTAGTTATCGGCAGGAAACTATACAATCGATGGTCTATATGTGCTGTCggatcagtcagtcagttatTGCAATGCAAGGAAAGCGAGCTAGTCAGGACTAAAACTTAATCGTGATAAGATTTGAATTTCGATGTAAAAAGAGCCACAAAGAACTATTTACTATTTTTGCTAATAAAGTTGATGAtcaaaacgaaacagaaaatCTTTCGATAAGACGAATCTCCGCTCGGTAaagtcaaaaataaaataaaataaaaatactagtagccaaagcaaacaacccCGAGAAGAGAATGGGCAGGGAGCGCGTATGTGTGCGGATTTGAgattcaaacaaaagacttaaattcaaataaatattgtatattgCAGTGCACATAAAATGAATGGTTTTCTGTGCTCTGCCGTTCTGggctctgtgctgtgtgcattGCAGCTTGTTTTTACGAGTATTGTAGGGGGCATTTTTGCGCCCTTACAATTCGACATGGGGTGAGTTCAAGTAGGAATTCGACTGAGTTCCGAACAATGGAAGATTGCCCCGTCACCTGCCACAGAATTACAAAACGAATgtaccaacagcagcagaggcagaggcagaggcagaggcaacagcagagtCAGTCAGCAATCTGGGGGTAGAGCCAGTCCTGAAACATGAGCCTGTGTAGTGGACCTGCATGAATGCCACTCAAATTATTTAGTTGAATGAACCGGCAAGAGTCGAGAGAGAAACCGGAGAGGAGAACTGACATTTCGGCCGTTACAAACGGAAGAGATGGAAGGGTGAACCAGGCAGGAATCCAAAGATGCCGAAATGCTAGAGCCGGAATTCGTTGGTTTTTCTCAAACTTGTGATGACTTGAACTACTAAGCCGGATTGCAGCTCGTACCCGGCGTTTGTCATTTGTGCAGCTTTGTTGAAGGTGTCCGGATTTATCTTAACAATAATCATTATTATGGCTCGGCATGGGCTCCGATTCCACTGTTGTTCCTCCTCTGCTAGAGCTGGCAACAAAGGCGCAAATACGCAGCGGGTGAGCCAGCGCTAAGCTGCATTCAATTTCCAGAATTGTCAACTCGAAGGGATGCGTCCGGGGCGGAGACTAACAACTGGGTATGGCCACGGGCAGGGGCATCATTAGCGTTACGGGGTAGCTGTATCTAGATGGCTATCGGCGGATCAATGACGGCAGATCTTCCATTCCCCtggttctgtttttctgttttattctATGCTAATGCACATTGCCGTAGCCAGCGAAAACAATTTGGCGATGGCCATAAGGCGATAAGCAaaccaaaatggaaacaaattgCCACGGACATGCCAAAAGGAGCAAACACAATGGGCAGCTTCTTCTTTCAACGGCTGTGTCAAGTGCTGGTCCACAGGGTGCGATTCATGCACGGTCCCCTGGATGCGGCAAAAGTGCACAAGAGCTGATGGATAAGTTGCCCAGAGGGCTCGATTTTCATAGATCTCAAAATAATGCCAAATGCGGTCGAGTTTCATAATTCTTTTCCATTAAAATGAGTAGTGGATGGGCATAGAAAAAACTCTCTTTTCCCTCTAGAAAACTGTACCCAAGGAATCTTTCTggaatttattgatttaaccTTTTGCTGGCGCGTGTAAAATGCACAGGCCATAGGCCATATATCACACATTATtggctgcagcttctgcaATTTGTCTCTTTGCCATTTGGCAGATCGAATTTTATTTGGCGAATTGATTGTTTTACGCCTTTTTAGCACGAAGTTGACACAGATTCTGGATAAACCCTTTTTGCCAGTGTCTCTCTGCACGTGCGACCCCTCCAGTCAGTGCCCCCCGTCTGCATATGGTAAcccttttttgccttttttattTCAACGCTGATCAAACATGGAAGATTCGCTTTGGTGCTAGAGCTACACGTTCATTTTTTGGCGGCAAGTTGCTCGACCTTTTTACCCATTCATTGCCCCGCTCGAATTGGTTTATCTGTGAAATCTGTGACGTTCAACGTTCCTCGTTCCTCGTTCATCGTTCGGGGTGTGTATTCGTTACTGTTACCGAAAACAAGGTCCTGTAGTTGAtgtctgcctgtgcctgtgcctgtgccggtGCCCTACCTTTGTCGCTTTTGAGTTGTGTGCTCATCTAACCGAAAAACATTGGATAAACAAACAGCCGTTCGAGTATTTTGTTACACCGTATGAATAACCCGTACCAGCACCCA
Encoded here:
- the LOC117894001 gene encoding basic helix-loop-helix neural transcription factor TAP, whose amino-acid sequence is MAACYNAYSAAPPQCYDFDEDDDDASFDSGYEKSFETEAQLSSRRRLDFDESYNGGAAGPAAPLAYAGSWDAAPINSPPSGFVGLLDTSSNHSTRSGRTLVEHLNSRAPGSGFEPQLTSTPLKSPPEDPDAPRPKRKYAVGKNRVTRSRSPTQVVRIKKFRRMKANDRERNRMHSLNDALEKLRVTLPSLPEETKLTKIEILRFAHNYIFALEQVLESGNTVNLDLEKLQNFTLSGERITKELFDALFVNPQPFPMFSCGRMFPYGQTQQQQQHPEGHGHQHPHPHHPHHQQPQMLPFQPGMEYPAAAPHPHPHPHPQHGTPTGFDFGSSMRYYQQEPRPQQQTPPAGQFSQEKYDLFRGSFEAAANLPSTATEPAMHQQSSFYTQTPPWKEYPEEPHPQPHPPSYKQFGPQV